tctccgtgtgtgtgtgtgtgtgcaagGGGTAAGCAGGGAGGTTTTGGGCAGGCAAAGGTGGGATGGGCAGATAGCGGGAATTGAACCTGCATCTTCTCCTTGGCAAAGAGAAATTTTACCATTCGACCATACTGTAGTATTGGTAAACTGACCAAATTAATCTGTCTTTCTACAATAAAACCTTATATTATCCTTAATTTGCTTGCCACTAGTTCTTTTTCTTGATATTAAAATGTATTCAAAGTTATAaataaaacaacacaaaaagatgacacataacataaaaaatgcAGCTTGTGACCAAATAGGTGTGTGAGAAGTTTAAATTCTTCTTATTATAGAATACAGGGTGCACCATGATGCTGCAGTTTTACAAGGCATGACCATGAATTTGTAATAAggcatctctttttttttttttttggtttgcaCTTATTGCAGTTCTTGTGGAACTTGAGGAATCATAGACACATGCTGCTCTGGCTGTTGGATCATCTGACTCACAAGAATATTCTCAGAATGTGAATCTGCATTGACAGTCTTAAGTCATGACCTTGGAATTCTCTCGGCTTCCAACTAAACCGAGAGCATGGTGGATGGGTGAAGTTATGATGACACTGCTGTTGTTTGACGAGGGCTGCAATCTATTCAATTTATTCCTCTTGATCTGTGACTGGAGAGCACATGCTGGGAAGATTTAGTTTCTTCCTCTTGCATGAAATCGATTTACAATATAACATTAATTCAAGTATGCGTAGCccatttcagttttttttttttgggtgatctCAATCCAATACCTTATATTGTGTATCAGACTGACTACTCTGAGGCTATCCTTGttaaaaatgtaattaaaaCATTTATCCCCATTTATTACTGAAACTCAGTTGTTACGGGTATTACATGCTGTGTGTCAATTTTTCTGATCACTTTTTTTGGTCATGCGACGAGATAAATAAGCGACTAGTTTCCACTTCGGAGAACGAAATTCGGCTTTGGTTGGTTAGTGATTAATGAAAAACTAGATGTCATTCTTAAATTAAACAATGCCTTctttcaaagaagaaaaaagcacTATGCCTTTTATTACATTATGCAATATATGCCACTCAATTAATTTTTACCGCAATCAGTAGGCTTAAAAGAGATGGACTCTTTCTTGAGGTCATAGCCTATCAAGAAATTCGTTAGTGCCATACTGCCAAAGATGGCATTACCTTGAGTGATGGGTCTGAAAGCGAAGCAGACAACATCCATTGACACTCTTATGAAACTGTTCGAAGCTTTCAACTTAACAGCCGCACCGGTGAAATGTGCAGTGATTATGGGAGCTTTGATAGCCGATTTGGTCTTGTAGCAAAGGCTTAAGTAGCGACTAGCGTGTCTTACACGTTTTGATCTTATGGCCTTACTCATTGTAAAAGTCCTTTGGTAACATTGTTAGTGTAGTCCCAGAATCAACTATGATAtttccccttcctggagctatTGGCATCAGTGTACTGTTGTATTGCAATTTCTTGCGTCCCACACTCATTGCTTCCAGCTTTACGAAATAGAAAGATTTTAGGTCTCCTGAAACCAAGGtgttaaataataatattaatagaTCGGCTGTCGACAAATATCAAAAGTGTTACCAGCCTGAATTTCTAGGCTAGGGGTATGTTAAGTTAAATGTTCAGTATATGTACACAAATATATCGAAACGATGTATCAAATATTGGTATTTGCTAAACAAAAAGTTCGAAGTTACTGTCATCATTTTATACGTATACCATACCTGAAAGTAATGGGGTAGAAACCACCATGGCACCAGAAACCACAGCATTATTACCAAAGCTCATTTTGCTTGAAGAGTTGAGTGGTGAAAAAGCTGGAACAAGGCAGTAGGATAAGTTCCCATCAATTGAAGAATCCATTTGGGAGATAAGGGACATTGATCCACGTCCAAGTCCAATCACGCCTGATCCATCTTCATTAAAAAGTCCACTGTTATTGTGCCCACAACCAATTATAATCTGTGGGAGTGCAACTGTTTGACCTAAGCTAGTGGAGTTGAAAGTGATCGTCTCTGTTGATACAATTCCATTGCTGTAGGATCTATCCCTATAGAACCTTTTGTAGTGACAGGTATCTTCTGAGCAAGAGGTTCCACTTACAGATTGACATTGACTTGAGGGGCAAGAAACCACTTTGTAAGTATTGGAATTCTTCGGTTCAAAGAGCGGAGATTTTTGCTTGTAACAGCTGCTGCAAGGCATGCATTGAATCCATGTAAGAtcatgaaaatacaaggacagaatatgaaTTTCTGGAGAATGGGGATTGCAGTATATGGATCAATCCCTACTGGGCATATATCAGAAATAATAGAACAAACTCCAGACTTTtagttacgcagtgaaaatctcaagatatgagattaaaaacactgcggggctcttactcttgagaacccaaaataaagatcatcatattgaaaaggatatgttcttttacaaactttgaatagcgctagctcggctataagattcacacaaaatctaatacaaagtttgtcttcgttcttgaactccttcacttgatcaatcttcaaatcttgctcttctttcttcaccgtctctctactgatcttgagagagtattatgtatatgaaactatgatcacaaacacttatacatggaccaagtgttttgactctttgtgaagacacaaatTCAAACAATCATTCAAGACTCTATCAAAATTCTTTTCTCCCAAAAGCTTCCCACTCTGCCGTGCATATATTCTCCATATATCAAGCACTCACGGCAAATCATCTACAGCcaagattctaccctaattgTCTTTTAATTAGGaaagtaactttccatatatgaaATCCAATAAATCTCAAAGATAATCAATTAGGAAAAGACaagtcctaaaaaccctagggcctcaacaccacgattttaacactcagaaaaatcttttaaagacataaatacataaaacctaaaacctactttccaaaatcggactccacataaaacttacagctgactcggggattgcaacacacgttgcaatcccatgcttatgcagatgcatttacctgtgaCTCTCCAAGATCAGTAACAGGCTTTGTCatagctttgtatgggaatgccaatacgatatgtacaagatttgtacttacaatctccccctttggcattcctatacaaaacacatCTAATCCATgcaaactccccctcaacaagaACTTGAGAAAAATCGCATGAAGAAGTCATCAAACCTGAAACACTTAACCACACAACCTTGTGAACCAATCATGATAGTAATAAGCATAAACTGACAATTTACGAGATCCATTGTCACATTAGTTCAAAGTCAACAACTAGCTTGAAAACATGACAGAGAGCACACAAACACATTAGCCTGAACCATCTACGTCACAATAAAGCTAAACCATCTAAGTCAAAATAACATTAGCCTGAACCATCTATGTCACAATAAAGCTAAACCATCTAAGTCAAAATAAGGCCgttttctccccctttttggaTAGGTATGCCAAAGCTCACGAAGAAGCGCCAATATCGTCATGAAGGGAGTGAAGCTCCCCCTCAAGATGTTCCACGCGCTGAAGAAGAGCACCCACGTCAGTTTGAAGCTGATCCAACTTGCGGTTCACCACTGTGAAATGGTCA
This portion of the Rosa chinensis cultivar Old Blush chromosome 1, RchiOBHm-V2, whole genome shotgun sequence genome encodes:
- the LOC112165585 gene encoding aspartic proteinase CDR1; translation: MPCSSCYKQKSPLFEPKNSNTYKVVSCPSSQCQSVSGTSCSEDTCHYKRFYRDRSYSNGIVSTETITFNSTSLGQTVALPQIIIGCGHNNSGLFNEDGSGVIGLGRGSMSLISQMDSSIDGNLSYCLVPAFSPLNSSSKMSFGNNAVVSGAMVVSTPLLSGDLKSFYFVKLEAMSVGRKKLQYNSTLMPIAPGRGNIIVDSGTTLTMLPKDFYNE